In the Gemmatimonadaceae bacterium genome, one interval contains:
- a CDS encoding transposase — protein MAVLHEWDAGAKTSDLVRRHGVTEQTLYRRKKKYGGMQVAEAKRLKALEEENRQLKRLVADQALNLQVVKDLLGKKVATPEQRRRVVEHAMKSAGLSERQACRYTGFAWSSQRYQSRKDAPQTRKAPAEGGPRGSISATQRR, from the coding sequence GTGGCGGTGCTGCACGAGTGGGACGCGGGGGCGAAGACGTCGGACCTGGTGCGCCGCCACGGCGTCACCGAGCAGACGCTGTATCGCCGGAAGAAGAAGTACGGCGGGATGCAGGTCGCGGAGGCGAAGCGGCTCAAGGCGCTCGAGGAGGAGAATCGGCAGCTCAAGCGGCTGGTGGCCGACCAAGCACTGAATCTTCAGGTCGTGAAGGACCTGCTGGGGAAAAAGGTGGCGACGCCCGAGCAGCGGCGGAGGGTCGTCGAGCACGCGATGAAATCCGCCGGCCTCTCCGAGCGCCAAGCGTGCCGCTACACCGGCTTCGCGTGGTCGTCGCAGCGCTATCAGTCACGCAAGGACGCGCCGCAAACGCGAAAGGCTCCGGCGGAGGGCGGCCCACGCGGGTCTATATCTGCGACACAACGCCGCTAG
- a CDS encoding DNA/RNA non-specific endonuclease, which translates to MGRIDMSDALRSAARYAAAKARQARGTTPEVEADMLNRRRNFLLPTDRVFFESIIEGSDILPIRYLDIGLRAARAVGRIEIPVDGRGTGFATGFLIAPNLLMTNQHVLRSSDWALAATATFDASDDARGLPLTPHVFRLDPLDIFVADEALDFSIVSVLPVATDGTRLSRFGYLRLFEETGKIVRDEYASIIQHPNGRQKHLAIRNNRVTVYPYDETADASQLEGNSFIYYETDTVRGSSGSPVMNDQWFVVALHRRGVPAVRTVRGQPVVLRRDNRAARPDDDDASIQYVSNEGVRVSRILARLGEIAGNADNPFQASATRALGIIRTAAGFVADGPLATPVEVATPLSAVGARSGTRRLALAPEGLEITRRALDQFPDSLGYDPDFLEGFTIPLPTPTPTLRRALAPRVDRPQEYLLPFRHFTTAMHARRRLPVFAAVNIDGARRPSGSLGQRPPWSYDPRIAEEHQPDDSIFSQMLQRGHQAAREYVIFGSAAERRQADIHSFTLTNVCPQIAAFNGSREWYRVEREVVGQAKAESARLIEFVGPILQADDPTFDSLRSKESTAAFSTRIRVPLRFWKIIAWVEGDALVHRAFILDQSDELDEAGPLELDIETPDGVLDSTIDEISELTGLRFDGL; encoded by the coding sequence GCGCGCGGGACAACGCCGGAGGTTGAAGCGGACATGCTGAATCGCCGGCGCAATTTTCTACTGCCAACCGACCGTGTGTTCTTTGAGAGCATCATCGAAGGGAGCGACATCCTGCCGATTCGTTATCTCGACATCGGGTTACGTGCGGCACGTGCCGTCGGGCGCATCGAGATCCCGGTTGATGGACGAGGGACGGGCTTCGCGACCGGATTTCTCATTGCGCCAAACCTGCTGATGACCAACCAGCATGTCTTGCGCTCCTCCGATTGGGCATTGGCAGCAACCGCTACATTTGACGCATCCGACGATGCTCGCGGGCTGCCCTTGACCCCTCATGTCTTTCGCCTGGATCCTCTGGACATTTTTGTCGCAGACGAGGCACTCGATTTCTCCATCGTGAGCGTCCTGCCGGTGGCCACGGATGGAACGCGTCTGAGCCGATTCGGCTATCTCCGCCTGTTTGAGGAAACCGGGAAGATCGTTCGCGACGAGTACGCCAGCATTATCCAGCACCCGAACGGTCGACAGAAGCATTTGGCCATTCGCAACAACCGTGTCACGGTCTATCCGTATGACGAGACCGCGGACGCAAGTCAGCTAGAAGGCAACAGCTTTATCTACTACGAGACCGATACAGTGCGGGGCTCCTCGGGCTCACCCGTGATGAACGATCAATGGTTTGTCGTGGCGTTGCATCGGCGGGGCGTACCGGCGGTCCGCACCGTCCGCGGCCAGCCCGTGGTGCTGCGGCGTGATAATCGGGCGGCGCGGCCTGATGACGACGACGCGAGCATTCAGTACGTGTCGAACGAGGGCGTGCGCGTGAGCCGCATTCTTGCACGACTTGGCGAAATTGCCGGCAACGCAGACAATCCGTTTCAAGCCAGTGCCACGCGTGCGCTTGGCATCATTCGGACAGCGGCCGGATTCGTCGCGGACGGGCCGCTGGCCACGCCAGTCGAAGTGGCAACGCCTCTTTCGGCCGTCGGTGCGCGCAGTGGGACGCGACGGCTTGCTCTCGCGCCGGAGGGCTTGGAGATCACGCGGCGAGCACTGGACCAATTTCCAGACTCGCTCGGCTACGATCCAGACTTTTTGGAGGGATTCACGATCCCGCTGCCGACTCCCACGCCGACGCTTCGGCGCGCGCTGGCGCCTCGCGTGGACCGACCGCAGGAATACCTCTTGCCCTTCCGGCACTTCACGACTGCAATGCATGCGCGGCGTCGGTTACCCGTGTTCGCGGCGGTCAATATCGACGGAGCGCGACGACCCTCCGGAAGTCTCGGGCAACGGCCGCCGTGGTCGTACGATCCTCGTATCGCTGAAGAGCATCAGCCGGACGACTCTATTTTCTCGCAGATGCTGCAGCGAGGACATCAGGCGGCGCGCGAGTACGTCATTTTCGGCAGCGCCGCCGAGCGGCGGCAGGCGGACATCCACAGTTTTACCTTGACCAACGTCTGCCCGCAGATCGCAGCATTCAACGGGTCACGTGAATGGTACCGAGTCGAGCGTGAGGTGGTCGGACAAGCGAAGGCCGAGAGCGCTCGTCTCATCGAGTTTGTGGGTCCGATTCTTCAGGCCGATGATCCAACGTTTGACTCGCTCCGAAGTAAGGAGTCCACCGCGGCGTTCTCGACTCGCATCCGTGTCCCGCTCCGGTTCTGGAAGATCATCGCGTGGGTTGAAGGGGATGCCTTGGTTCATCGGGCCTTCATTTTGGACCAGAGTGACGAACTCGATGAGGCGGGCCCGCTCGAACTTGACATCGAGACCCCCGATGGCGTGCTGGACTCGACGATTGACGAGATCTCGGAACTGACGGGCCTGCGATTCGACGGCCTATAG